In Sphaerospermopsis torques-reginae ITEP-024, the genomic window TAAGGGTTGTAAACGATTTGCAAATTGCATTTTAGTCATTAGTCATGGGTCATTAGTAATTAGTCATTGGGCATGGGGCGGAAAATTTTAGATTTTAGATTTTAGATTGTGGTTGACAAAAATAATCCAAAATCCAAAATCCAAAATCCAAAATAAAAAACTCCTGCCTCCCCTGCTGCCCCCAGTTCCCAGTACCTGACCATTGACTAATTACTATTTAAATGATGATCTAAAAGACTGAGTAATTGATCTTTGCTGATAACTCCCTCAGTCGATTCTAGCAGTTGGTTTTCTTTAATTAACCTGAGTGCAGGGACACCTTCCACCTGATACTGTTTTACAGTTAGGGGGTTAGGGTCAATTTCCATCTTGACAATTTTTAGGCGATCGCTGTACTTAGTAGCAGCTAGATTAATCATTGGCGACATCAATTGACAAGGACCACACCAGGAAGCCCAAAAGTAAACTAATACAGGCTGCTCGGCTTTTAAAACCTCAGTTTCAAACTCAGCATCAGTGATAGTTATTACACCCTTACTCATTAAAGTCTCCATTAGGTGGCATCGTTAAAAGTT contains:
- a CDS encoding thioredoxin family protein, with amino-acid sequence MSKGVITITDAEFETEVLKAEQPVLVYFWASWCGPCQLMSPMINLAATKYSDRLKIVKMEIDPNPLTVKQYQVEGVPALRLIKENQLLESTEGVISKDQLLSLLDHHLNSN